A region from the Silene latifolia isolate original U9 population chromosome 7, ASM4854445v1, whole genome shotgun sequence genome encodes:
- the LOC141590018 gene encoding uncharacterized protein LOC141590018 — protein sequence MRYNSAIEQQRHSQRRLDTANEHSMLEKVGPMKVEMHASLVYTHPIFADFQNEVKHAICSMGVGDLTTRGDKVEYHAVRDGLKHETSEWNLTPKLTRTNVHAVHRIPEPYVLARWTKKSYEPIVRDENGKVIEDITADIKKAEMSKVWSEIYATVGVMDSYATEIEALLGITASNDNDLRPPNKAKNKGSGKRLRSSKEKAKSKPQKRKRRCGNCKKWVNHNSRTCNLPFAESPPSDDDDEEESETEEV from the exons ATGAGGTACAATTCCGCAATAGAACAGCAAAGGCATTCACAAAGGAGGTTGGACACTGCCAACGAGCATAGTATGCTCGAGAAAGTAGGGCCGATGAAGGTAGAGATGCATGCCTCACTTGTCTACACACATCCTATCTTTGCAGACTTTCAGAACGAAGTCAAACATGCCATATGCAGCATGGGGGTCGGGGATTTGACAACAAGAGGGGACAAAGTGGAGTACCATGCCGTTCGTGATGGACTCAAGCACGAGACTTCCGAGTGGAATTTAACACCAAAACTAACGAGAACAAATGTGCAT gcAGTGCACAGGATACCCGAGCCTTATGTCCttgctcgatggacaaagaaatccTACGAGCCAATTGTCCgagatgaaaatggaaaggtgATAGAAGACATTACGGCCGACATCAAGAAAGCtgagatgtcaaaggtttggtctgaGATTTATGCAACTGTCGGGGTGATGGACAGTTATGCTACG GAAATCGAGGCTCTTCTTGGCATCACAGCTTCAAATGATAATGACCTTCGACCGccaaacaaggccaagaataagggCAGTGGCAAAAGATTGAGGTCGTCGAAAGAAAAGGCCAAGAGCAAGCCACAAAAGAGGAAGCGAAGATGCGGTAACTGCAAGAAGTGGGTGAACCACAACAGTAGAACTTGTAATCTTCCATTTGCTGAAAGTCCCCCttctgatgacgatgatgaagaagaatcagAAACTGAAGAGGTATGA